The following are encoded together in the Bacteroidota bacterium genome:
- the dapA gene encoding 4-hydroxy-tetrahydrodipicolinate synthase, which yields MSSQFSFRGVATALVTPMQLADGAVDERALRALVDFQITNGVNGLVPCGTTGESATLNHAEHHHVMDVVVDQTAGRVPVIVGAGSNSTHEAISLTQHARAIGANAVLSIAPYYNKPTQEGFYQHYKAISEAVDIPIFVYNVPGRTGSNINAETTLRISELPGIAGIKEASGNMGQVMEILRHRRSNFTVLSGDDALTLPMMALGADGAISVVANETPRLFSSMVKHCLEGNFSEARAIHEELLQLMNLNFIESNPIPVKGALAIMGLIEEAYRLPLTPMTTDHRFAVRRALEELHLMETHR from the coding sequence ATGTCATCACAATTTTCCTTTAGAGGGGTCGCCACTGCTCTCGTCACGCCAATGCAACTCGCTGACGGTGCGGTCGACGAACGGGCGCTTCGTGCGCTGGTCGACTTTCAGATCACCAACGGCGTGAACGGACTGGTTCCCTGCGGAACTACCGGCGAAAGCGCAACGCTCAATCATGCCGAGCACCATCACGTCATGGATGTCGTCGTCGACCAAACGGCGGGCCGGGTTCCCGTCATCGTCGGCGCCGGCAGCAATTCAACGCACGAAGCAATTTCGCTGACGCAGCACGCACGGGCGATCGGGGCGAACGCGGTACTTTCCATCGCTCCGTATTACAACAAACCGACGCAGGAAGGATTCTACCAGCACTACAAAGCGATCTCCGAAGCGGTCGATATTCCGATCTTTGTCTATAATGTCCCCGGAAGGACGGGGAGCAACATCAACGCGGAAACAACGCTGCGCATCTCTGAACTGCCGGGCATCGCCGGCATTAAAGAGGCTTCGGGGAATATGGGACAGGTGATGGAAATCCTTCGCCACCGACGTTCAAATTTCACCGTCCTGTCGGGAGACGATGCGCTGACGTTGCCGATGATGGCGCTGGGAGCGGATGGAGCGATCTCCGTCGTGGCGAACGAAACGCCGAGACTCTTCTCTTCAATGGTGAAGCATTGCCTCGAGGGAAATTTCTCCGAAGCCAGGGCCATTCATGAAGAGCTGCTTCAATTGATGAACCTTAATTTTATTGAATCGAATCCGATCCCCGTGAAAGGCGCGTTGGCCATCATGGGATTGATCGAAGAAGCGTACCGTCTTCCGCTCACGCCGATGACCACCGACCACAGGTTTGCGGTCCGCCGGGCGCTCGAAGAACTTCACCTCATGGAAACGCACCGATGA
- a CDS encoding beta-ketoacyl-ACP synthase III produces the protein MGRIRAMITAVGHYAPEKVLTNHDLEKMVNTNDEWIRTRTGIRERRILAEGGTSDLGSNAVKNMLARRGMDASEIEVIIVATVTPDMFFPATACIIQEKIGAKKAWGFDLNAACSGFVYAITIGSQLVETGAYKNVVVVGADKMSSIVDYTDRNTCILFGDAGAAVLLEPTSDDTVGILDHKLYTDGSGGFALHMSAGGSLRPSTHETVDKKMHYIYQDGKAVFKVAVIGMAEVSAEIMKRNNLTGKDVDWLVPHQANLRIIDACAERMEIDKSKVMINIDRYGNTTAATIPLCLSEWWEAGKIKKGHNLVLSSFGAGYTWGAVLVKWGIDGPKSV, from the coding sequence ATGGGTAGAATACGAGCAATGATCACGGCCGTCGGCCATTACGCTCCGGAAAAGGTTCTCACGAACCACGACCTCGAAAAAATGGTCAACACGAACGACGAGTGGATCCGGACTCGAACTGGAATCCGCGAACGCCGCATTCTTGCAGAAGGAGGAACGTCCGATTTAGGTTCCAACGCTGTGAAAAATATGCTGGCCCGCCGCGGCATGGACGCATCAGAGATCGAAGTGATCATCGTCGCTACGGTAACGCCGGATATGTTCTTCCCCGCAACCGCGTGCATCATCCAGGAGAAGATCGGGGCGAAGAAAGCGTGGGGCTTTGACCTCAACGCCGCTTGTTCAGGGTTTGTCTATGCGATCACGATCGGTTCTCAGCTGGTCGAAACAGGAGCGTATAAGAACGTCGTGGTCGTGGGCGCCGACAAAATGAGTTCCATCGTCGATTATACAGACCGGAACACATGCATTCTTTTTGGCGATGCCGGAGCGGCGGTTCTGCTTGAGCCGACCTCCGACGATACCGTCGGCATTCTTGATCATAAACTCTATACGGACGGTTCCGGCGGGTTCGCGCTTCACATGTCAGCAGGCGGAAGTCTTCGTCCATCCACCCATGAAACCGTCGATAAGAAGATGCACTATATTTATCAGGACGGAAAGGCGGTCTTCAAGGTGGCGGTGATCGGCATGGCGGAGGTTTCCGCCGAGATCATGAAGCGGAACAACCTCACCGGCAAAGATGTCGATTGGCTGGTGCCGCACCAGGCGAACCTGCGCATCATCGACGCATGTGCGGAGCGGATGGAGATCGACAAATCCAAGGTGATGATCAACATCGACCGCTACGGAAACACCACCGCTGCGACCATTCCCCTCTGCCTGTCCGAATGGTGGGAAGCGGGAAAAATCAAGAAAGGGCACAACCTGGTACTTTCGAGTTTCGGCGCAGGGTATACCTGGGGAGCAGTGCTGGTGAAGTGGGGAATTGACGGGCCGAAGTCGGTTTAA
- a CDS encoding 2,3,4,5-tetrahydropyridine-2,6-dicarboxylate N-succinyltransferase: MNLTAETLPSIIEELSSAENGKDRKAEEKVFEAFIALLDAGTIRAAEKAGGKWVVHAWVKKGILLGFKIGALQKIPSPNPFSFFDKHTYPTKTLSAESNVRIVPGGTTVRRGAYLAPGVIMMPPSYVNVGAYVGKGTMIDSHALVGSCAQIGERNHISAAAQIGGVLEPVNAMPVIIEDEVMVGGNCGIYEGTIVKERAVIGAGVLLTGSTPVYDCVNKVTIRKSDSGSLIIPENAVVVAGSRAMTTDFGRAHGLSLYTPLIVKYRDSRTDAHTAMEEALR, from the coding sequence ATGAACCTCACGGCCGAAACCCTTCCGTCGATCATCGAAGAGCTTTCATCCGCCGAGAACGGCAAAGACCGTAAGGCCGAAGAGAAGGTCTTCGAGGCTTTCATTGCGCTTCTCGACGCCGGAACGATCCGCGCGGCAGAAAAGGCCGGCGGAAAATGGGTCGTGCATGCATGGGTCAAGAAAGGGATTTTGCTCGGGTTCAAGATCGGCGCTCTCCAGAAAATTCCGTCGCCGAACCCTTTTTCGTTCTTCGATAAACACACCTATCCGACCAAGACATTGTCGGCAGAAAGCAATGTGCGCATCGTTCCCGGCGGCACGACGGTCCGGCGCGGCGCGTACCTTGCGCCGGGAGTGATCATGATGCCTCCGTCCTACGTCAACGTCGGTGCGTACGTCGGAAAAGGGACGATGATCGATTCACACGCCCTCGTGGGCTCGTGCGCGCAGATCGGGGAACGGAATCACATCAGTGCCGCGGCACAGATCGGAGGAGTGCTCGAACCGGTGAATGCCATGCCGGTCATTATCGAGGACGAGGTCATGGTAGGGGGCAATTGCGGAATTTACGAAGGGACGATCGTCAAAGAGAGGGCCGTGATCGGCGCCGGGGTCCTGCTCACCGGATCGACGCCGGTCTACGACTGCGTCAACAAAGTTACGATCAGGAAATCAGACTCGGGATCGCTCATCATTCCTGAGAACGCCGTCGTGGTCGCAGGTTCGCGTGCGATGACGACGGATTTTGGACGGGCTCACGGTCTCAGCCTCTACACACCGTTGATCGTCAAATACCGGGATTCACGGACCGACGCGCATACCGCGATGGAAGAGGCCCTGCGGTAA
- the rpmF gene encoding 50S ribosomal protein L32 translates to MPNPKRRHSKTRGRKRRTHYKATTPSLAECPNCREPKLLHRACPNCGYYNGRSIIIPKEA, encoded by the coding sequence ATGCCAAACCCGAAACGCCGCCACTCAAAAACTCGCGGCCGGAAGCGTCGCACGCATTACAAGGCAACGACGCCGTCGTTAGCGGAATGCCCGAACTGCCGGGAGCCGAAACTCCTGCATCGTGCCTGTCCGAACTGCGGCTACTACAACGGCCGTTCGATTATCATCCCGAAAGAAGCGTAG
- a CDS encoding DUF3109 family protein, producing the protein MGRNGEAMRVGKYEVDPILFEKGFSKGCGPFACESTCCEAGVYIDLKEKELILSHKETVKKYMDETQTTDDSRWFDNEVLDDGDFPSGKTLGTEVVNDKCVFLNKRGMCSLQIAGTEEKLGRWALKPFYCVAFPISVDDGVVTFDDFLHEKTTCCSFIDNRETTLVEACREELEFVLGKDGYTELTALQKAYGAAQQQ; encoded by the coding sequence ATGGGACGGAACGGAGAGGCGATGCGCGTTGGGAAGTACGAGGTCGACCCGATCCTTTTTGAAAAGGGATTTTCAAAAGGGTGCGGACCGTTTGCGTGCGAATCGACCTGCTGCGAAGCAGGAGTGTACATCGACCTCAAGGAGAAAGAATTGATCCTTTCCCATAAAGAGACGGTCAAGAAATACATGGACGAGACGCAAACGACCGACGACTCCCGGTGGTTCGACAACGAGGTGCTGGATGACGGAGATTTTCCCTCCGGCAAAACTTTGGGAACCGAAGTGGTGAATGATAAATGCGTCTTCCTCAATAAAAGAGGAATGTGCAGTCTGCAAATAGCCGGGACGGAGGAGAAGCTTGGCCGATGGGCCCTGAAGCCGTTTTACTGTGTGGCGTTCCCGATCTCCGTCGATGACGGAGTAGTGACGTTCGACGATTTTTTGCACGAAAAGACAACATGCTGTTCGTTCATCGACAACCGGGAAACGACCCTGGTCGAAGCGTGCAGGGAAGAACTGGAGTTTGTCCTTGGAAAGGACGGCTATACAGAACTGACGGCACTACAAAAAGCGTATGGTGCCGCTCAACAACAATGA
- the plsX gene encoding phosphate acyltransferase PlsX: MNHAEGKLRIAVDAMGGDFAPSHEVRGAVDILRRTGNRFDVVLVGKEKEIAAELAKTKADGLSLSVVPANDVIAMHDSPVVALKQKPGSSLVVGMVMHKEKKVDAFVSAGNTGAVTAASTLLLGRIPGVSRPAVAAIFPSETGPTLIVDAGAVTDSKPHFLFEFGAMGSIYAEYIFKKKNPRVGLLNVGEEESKGDDLAKEAYAKFAAAKGKLNFIGNVEGRDILRGKADVVVCDGFVGNVLLKFAESVPSFLKVKFKDYAEQGTVQKVLMGLLRNPLRKIFKDFDYQEFGGVPLLGVNGVTIIGHGSSTPKAISNMILRAEEMVNKKINFHIEQSLRENSSEGMNG; this comes from the coding sequence TTGAACCACGCAGAGGGAAAACTGCGGATCGCTGTCGACGCGATGGGGGGAGATTTTGCCCCTTCTCACGAAGTGCGGGGAGCCGTGGACATTCTGCGCCGGACCGGAAACAGGTTCGACGTTGTGCTGGTGGGAAAAGAAAAGGAAATTGCGGCCGAGCTAGCCAAAACAAAAGCCGACGGCCTTTCGCTTTCCGTCGTCCCGGCGAACGATGTGATCGCTATGCACGATTCTCCGGTCGTGGCGCTGAAGCAGAAGCCCGGTTCGTCGCTCGTCGTCGGCATGGTGATGCACAAGGAAAAGAAGGTTGATGCGTTCGTCAGCGCAGGGAACACGGGGGCGGTGACCGCAGCATCCACGCTCCTCCTCGGCAGGATCCCCGGCGTCAGCCGCCCGGCGGTGGCAGCGATTTTTCCTTCCGAAACCGGACCGACCCTCATCGTCGATGCCGGCGCGGTGACCGACAGCAAACCGCATTTTCTGTTCGAGTTCGGCGCCATGGGGAGCATTTATGCGGAGTACATCTTCAAGAAGAAGAACCCGCGGGTCGGCTTGCTCAACGTCGGCGAGGAAGAATCGAAGGGGGATGACCTTGCAAAAGAGGCCTATGCGAAGTTTGCAGCCGCGAAAGGGAAATTGAATTTCATCGGCAACGTGGAGGGGCGCGATATCCTCCGCGGGAAAGCCGACGTCGTTGTCTGCGACGGCTTTGTCGGCAATGTTCTTCTGAAGTTTGCCGAAAGCGTTCCGTCGTTCTTGAAGGTAAAATTCAAGGACTACGCCGAACAGGGAACAGTACAGAAGGTGTTGATGGGACTTCTCCGGAATCCGTTGAGGAAGATCTTCAAAGATTTCGATTATCAGGAATTCGGCGGCGTCCCCCTTCTGGGAGTGAACGGCGTGACGATCATCGGGCACGGCAGTTCAACGCCGAAAGCGATCTCGAACATGATCCTCCGCGCTGAAGAGATGGTGAACAAGAAAATCAATTTTCATATCGAACAATCATTACGCGAAAACAGCTCCGAAGGAATGAATGGGTAG
- the dapB gene encoding 4-hydroxy-tetrahydrodipicolinate reductase, whose product MKIILLGYGRMGRDVEQAALERGHSIVARYDINAPLPAISSLPPALQGAECAIDFSAPDATEHHIRSLGPLHIPLVVGTTGWNDRLPALLEFIRQCKGTILYASNFSVGANIFSHAAAETAKLINRFSDYDIAIHEIHHKMKKDAPSGTALTLAKTILQHVQRKTEIITALNNRQIRPNELLVSSSRIGDVAGTHSVTFESPADAIQLTHTAHNRRGFALGAVWAAEWLQGRSGIFTMEDFLFKT is encoded by the coding sequence ATGAAGATCATCTTGCTTGGATACGGACGGATGGGACGGGACGTCGAACAGGCAGCGCTGGAACGAGGGCACAGCATCGTTGCGCGGTACGACATTAACGCCCCGCTTCCGGCCATCAGTTCTCTTCCCCCTGCACTGCAAGGCGCCGAATGCGCCATCGACTTCAGCGCACCGGACGCGACCGAGCATCATATCCGCTCGCTCGGGCCGCTTCATATTCCTCTCGTCGTCGGAACCACCGGCTGGAACGACCGGCTGCCGGCACTTCTCGAATTTATCCGTCAGTGCAAAGGGACGATCCTCTACGCATCGAATTTTTCTGTCGGCGCGAACATTTTTTCCCACGCGGCCGCCGAAACGGCAAAGCTTATCAACCGTTTCTCCGATTATGACATTGCCATCCACGAGATCCACCACAAGATGAAAAAAGATGCGCCGAGCGGGACAGCGTTGACGCTGGCCAAAACGATCCTTCAGCACGTGCAGCGCAAGACGGAAATTATCACGGCCCTGAACAACCGGCAGATCCGGCCGAACGAACTTCTCGTCTCGAGCAGCCGTATCGGCGACGTTGCGGGAACGCATAGTGTGACCTTCGAATCCCCGGCCGACGCGATACAACTGACGCATACTGCGCACAATCGCCGCGGTTTCGCCCTTGGGGCGGTCTGGGCGGCTGAATGGCTGCAGGGGCGCAGCGGCATTTTTACGATGGAAGACTTCTTATTCAAAACGTAA
- the fabG gene encoding 3-oxoacyl-[acyl-carrier-protein] reductase has protein sequence MMQLQNKIALVTGGTRGIGKAIVVALAEAGANVAFTYRSSKESADAIAADLQAKGKRAVGYQSDASDFNQANEIVQKVIQEFGRIDILVNNAGITKDGLLMRMSESDWDAVITTNLKSVFSFTKAACRQMMSQQAGKIINISSIVGITGNAGQANYASSKAGVIGFTKSIAKELASRNIQANVVAPGFIETDMTGKLNEKQKEAILAMIPLKRIAKPEEVAGVVRFLASPDADYITGQVLCVDGGMVM, from the coding sequence ATCATGCAATTACAGAATAAGATCGCGCTCGTGACGGGAGGGACAAGGGGGATCGGCAAAGCGATCGTCGTTGCTCTTGCCGAAGCCGGAGCGAACGTTGCGTTCACCTACCGCAGCTCAAAAGAATCGGCCGATGCCATTGCGGCCGATCTCCAGGCGAAGGGAAAACGGGCGGTCGGCTATCAATCGGACGCCTCTGATTTTAACCAGGCGAATGAGATCGTACAGAAGGTGATCCAGGAATTCGGAAGGATCGATATTCTCGTCAACAACGCCGGCATTACGAAGGACGGATTGCTGATGCGGATGTCGGAGAGTGACTGGGATGCGGTGATCACGACCAATCTGAAAAGCGTTTTCAGCTTCACAAAGGCGGCGTGCCGCCAAATGATGAGCCAACAGGCGGGAAAGATCATTAACATCTCCTCCATTGTCGGCATCACCGGCAACGCCGGGCAGGCCAATTATGCATCGTCGAAAGCGGGGGTTATCGGGTTCACCAAATCCATCGCAAAAGAGCTTGCATCCCGCAATATTCAGGCGAATGTGGTCGCTCCCGGATTCATCGAAACGGATATGACCGGGAAGTTGAATGAGAAACAAAAAGAAGCTATCTTAGCCATGATTCCGTTAAAACGGATCGCAAAACCGGAAGAAGTTGCTGGGGTGGTTCGTTTCCTTGCATCACCGGACGCGGACTATATCACCGGTCAGGTCCTCTGTGTTGATGGCGGCATGGTCATGTAA
- a CDS encoding two-component regulator propeller domain-containing protein, which produces MKKIISSPLLIVWVGTIGFSTMMKAGIGDWKNYTDMTNVVGLAAARSAVWIGTSGGILRYTQADSSFQKFTNSEGLTGNDVSAVGIDSYGSVWVGETSGEIDVYSPSSNTWKNISDIALSLQTQKAVNAFAASGDTMYLCTAFGVSVFSVSKFEFGDTYGNFGVLSHPNVTCLTAVGGTIYVGTSNGIAVSKPGARNLADPQSWTSYTSLSGITAIASFHGNVYAASGAGVYEFENGGWQSVPGTPQPAEALVTIDSSLYAAGSGNVVVLSPSNAVTAVVNAAPAAITCAIADSAKRFIAGFQEAGIGILSIGTAQWAQLIVNSPASNLFNSIAVDDNGTVWGASAGPGGTNGKGFFSFDGTRWRNYNLGTMPQLETNQFFSVSIGPHNSKWLGSWGGSLAVMDDAGNLVRVFDNRNPGFVGVDPQHPGYIVMGSAGYDNAGSMWLPDYLTLDGNVLWEMKTDSSWVSVRAPQSTSFNHALGVFIDRNGTKWVKNSLLGFEPLPSHCIYYNESGGIAGLASDGWGEVSVSDGLASAEVTCVVEDKEGSLWLGSNLGISVIGDPAYPTSQISILYLGAVEGQFINTIAVDALNNKWVAMQSGVAVLSPDGSSLITQYSVANTNGKLVDNNVLSIAFDDKRGIVYFGTNKGLSSLEIPSIGTVEKMSSLQVGPNPFILPDHPTVTIKGLADNTTIKILNVTGALVKEFPAQGGGRAFWDGTDSRGNNVGSGVYIIVAYADNGNQVSTAKVALLRK; this is translated from the coding sequence ATGAAAAAGATCATTTCTTCCCCGCTGTTGATCGTGTGGGTTGGAACGATAGGCTTCTCGACAATGATGAAAGCAGGAATCGGCGACTGGAAAAATTACACCGACATGACGAACGTCGTCGGTCTCGCCGCTGCCCGCAGCGCAGTGTGGATCGGAACGAGCGGGGGGATCCTTCGGTACACTCAGGCCGATTCCTCATTTCAGAAGTTCACGAATTCCGAGGGACTGACGGGGAACGATGTCTCCGCTGTCGGAATCGATTCATACGGATCCGTCTGGGTCGGCGAAACCTCCGGTGAGATCGACGTCTATTCCCCCTCTTCCAACACGTGGAAGAATATCAGCGACATCGCCCTTTCACTGCAAACCCAAAAAGCCGTCAATGCTTTTGCCGCCTCCGGCGACACAATGTATCTTTGCACCGCGTTTGGGGTCAGCGTCTTTTCAGTGTCGAAGTTTGAATTCGGCGACACGTACGGAAATTTCGGCGTTTTGTCTCATCCGAACGTGACATGCCTGACGGCCGTTGGGGGGACGATCTACGTCGGGACATCAAACGGGATCGCTGTTTCAAAGCCCGGCGCCCGGAATCTTGCCGATCCGCAATCGTGGACTTCGTATACTTCATTGTCGGGAATCACTGCGATCGCCTCATTTCACGGGAACGTGTATGCGGCGTCCGGCGCCGGCGTTTATGAATTTGAAAACGGCGGATGGCAGTCTGTTCCCGGGACGCCGCAGCCCGCCGAGGCGTTAGTGACAATCGATTCGTCGTTGTACGCTGCCGGTTCCGGCAATGTGGTGGTGTTATCTCCTTCGAATGCCGTAACGGCTGTTGTCAACGCCGCTCCGGCAGCGATCACTTGCGCTATCGCCGATTCGGCAAAACGTTTCATCGCCGGATTTCAGGAGGCCGGCATCGGCATTCTGAGCATCGGAACTGCTCAATGGGCCCAGCTGATCGTCAACAGTCCCGCCTCCAATCTCTTCAATTCCATTGCCGTGGACGACAACGGAACTGTGTGGGGCGCGTCGGCGGGACCCGGAGGTACGAACGGAAAAGGCTTTTTCTCCTTCGACGGGACTCGTTGGAGAAACTATAATCTTGGAACGATGCCGCAGTTGGAGACCAACCAATTTTTTTCGGTTTCCATCGGTCCTCATAACTCAAAATGGTTGGGTTCCTGGGGGGGAAGTCTCGCGGTGATGGACGATGCCGGCAACCTTGTCCGTGTTTTTGATAATCGGAACCCGGGTTTTGTCGGAGTTGATCCCCAACATCCCGGCTATATCGTCATGGGGAGCGCGGGATATGATAATGCGGGTTCTATGTGGTTGCCCGATTATTTGACATTGGACGGCAACGTTCTCTGGGAGATGAAAACCGATTCTTCATGGGTATCCGTTCGGGCCCCGCAGAGCACGTCATTCAACCACGCTTTAGGGGTGTTCATCGACAGGAACGGAACAAAATGGGTCAAGAACAGCCTTCTCGGGTTTGAGCCGCTTCCTTCCCACTGTATCTACTACAATGAATCGGGGGGAATTGCAGGTTTGGCGAGCGATGGATGGGGGGAAGTCAGCGTGTCCGACGGTTTAGCGAGTGCGGAAGTGACCTGCGTCGTCGAGGACAAGGAAGGAAGCTTGTGGCTCGGCTCGAATCTCGGCATCAGCGTCATCGGAGACCCTGCGTATCCGACATCGCAGATCAGCATTCTCTATTTGGGCGCTGTCGAAGGGCAATTCATCAATACCATTGCAGTAGATGCGCTGAACAATAAATGGGTCGCGATGCAATCCGGTGTTGCGGTTCTTTCTCCGGACGGCTCGTCGCTCATTACGCAGTACAGTGTTGCAAACACCAACGGAAAGCTTGTCGACAACAACGTTCTGTCGATTGCCTTCGACGATAAACGGGGCATAGTCTATTTTGGAACGAACAAAGGGTTGTCGAGCCTTGAAATTCCGTCGATCGGGACCGTGGAAAAAATGTCCTCGCTCCAGGTTGGACCCAATCCTTTTATCCTGCCGGACCATCCCACGGTGACCATTAAGGGGCTTGCCGATAACACGACGATAAAAATTCTCAATGTCACAGGGGCGCTAGTCAAGGAATTTCCTGCGCAGGGAGGGGGAAGAGCGTTCTGGGACGGCACGGATTCCCGGGGGAACAATGTTGGAAGCGGAGTCTACATCATTGTCGCATACGCCGACAACGGCAACCAGGTGTCCACCGCCAAGGTCGCTCTTCTAAGGAAATAG
- a CDS encoding DUF177 domain-containing protein has product MKINISNLSQGTHEYKLSKSAAELELHEHFLGEVTSHVTLEKSSRQILLRAGVRSSASFQCDRCLDEFTKEISPSFQIVYVWDGEERSADREEDIRILRADTNIIDISDAVRDTLLVAVPLKLLCKENCAGLCPRCGKNLNHAAGGSCDCAPDKSDSRWNKLAELVEVSMSKKKN; this is encoded by the coding sequence GTGAAGATCAACATTTCGAACCTTTCGCAGGGAACACATGAATACAAGCTGTCAAAAAGCGCTGCTGAGCTCGAGTTGCACGAGCATTTTCTCGGCGAGGTCACGTCGCATGTGACGCTCGAAAAATCATCCAGGCAGATTCTTCTGCGGGCCGGTGTACGGTCGAGCGCCTCGTTTCAGTGCGACCGGTGCCTGGACGAATTTACGAAAGAGATTTCTCCTTCCTTTCAGATCGTCTACGTGTGGGATGGCGAAGAGCGCTCGGCTGATCGGGAAGAGGACATCCGGATATTGCGGGCGGACACCAATATCATCGATATCTCCGACGCCGTCCGCGACACGCTGCTTGTTGCGGTACCGCTGAAGCTGTTATGCAAGGAAAACTGCGCCGGGCTTTGCCCGAGGTGCGGAAAGAATTTGAATCACGCTGCCGGCGGCAGCTGTGATTGTGCTCCCGACAAAAGCGATTCCCGGTGGAACAAGCTCGCGGAGCTCGTTGAAGTTTCAATGTCAAAGAAGAAGAACTAA
- the fabD gene encoding ACP S-malonyltransferase, which produces MGTTAYIFPGQGSQYVGMGKDLCAEFDAAKALFAKADKVLGFSLSKICFDGPEEELKQTRNTQPAIFLHSIAVWNILKPGDPAMTAGHSLGEYSALVAAGAIAFEEALKLVRLRGELMQKAGEENPGTMAAVVGLEAQTIEEVCRAASSDGIVQAANFNSPGQIVISGSVAGVRKAMELAKQRGAKLVKELVVSGAFHSPLMRSAKDGLKSALDRTAIRDAQIPVYANVSAKPVRKAGEIRTLLFEQVTSPVRWEETIRNMSTDGASTFVETGPGKVLQGLVKRIAPEAAIAGFDTAATVAAAKN; this is translated from the coding sequence ATGGGTACAACGGCATATATTTTTCCGGGACAAGGCTCGCAATACGTCGGGATGGGAAAGGATCTGTGCGCCGAATTTGATGCGGCCAAAGCTCTGTTCGCGAAAGCCGACAAGGTCCTCGGTTTTTCCCTGTCGAAGATCTGTTTTGACGGGCCCGAAGAAGAGCTCAAACAGACCAGAAATACCCAGCCGGCGATTTTTCTCCACAGCATTGCCGTCTGGAATATTCTCAAACCCGGCGACCCCGCGATGACCGCCGGCCACTCCCTCGGAGAATATTCGGCACTTGTCGCCGCCGGGGCGATCGCCTTTGAGGAAGCGTTGAAGCTCGTTCGTCTGCGCGGAGAGCTGATGCAGAAGGCGGGAGAAGAGAATCCTGGGACGATGGCGGCGGTCGTCGGACTTGAAGCACAAACGATCGAGGAAGTTTGCCGCGCGGCATCGAGCGACGGAATTGTGCAGGCCGCTAATTTTAATTCTCCGGGACAGATCGTCATCTCGGGATCGGTCGCCGGAGTTCGCAAGGCGATGGAATTGGCTAAACAGCGCGGCGCAAAATTGGTGAAGGAACTCGTCGTCAGCGGCGCCTTTCATTCCCCGTTGATGCGATCGGCGAAGGATGGATTGAAATCGGCTCTGGACAGAACGGCCATTCGGGATGCACAGATCCCGGTCTATGCAAACGTGTCGGCGAAACCGGTGCGGAAGGCTGGCGAGATCCGAACCCTTTTGTTCGAGCAAGTGACCAGCCCGGTCAGGTGGGAAGAAACGATCAGGAATATGTCTACGGATGGGGCTTCGACCTTCGTCGAGACCGGCCCCGGAAAAGTTCTTCAGGGACTCGTCAAGAGAATCGCGCCGGAAGCTGCGATCGCCGGCTTTGACACCGCAGCAACTGTTGCAGCGGCGAAAAATTAA
- a CDS encoding DUF3276 family protein: MENSTYKDEIFTKRVRAGKRTYFFDVKATKSEKDFYITITESKRVGEEEYEKHKIFLYKEDFDKFADALMETVDYVQDELLVAPPAPAQPAVEEKV; the protein is encoded by the coding sequence TTGGAAAATTCAACCTATAAGGATGAGATCTTCACGAAACGCGTGCGGGCAGGAAAACGTACGTATTTTTTCGACGTCAAGGCAACGAAATCGGAGAAGGATTTTTATATCACGATCACGGAAAGCAAAAGGGTTGGAGAAGAGGAATACGAGAAGCACAAGATCTTCTTGTACAAAGAGGATTTTGACAAGTTTGCAGACGCCCTGATGGAGACGGTCGACTACGTTCAGGATGAACTTCTGGTCGCGCCTCCGGCGCCAGCCCAGCCCGCAGTGGAAGAAAAAGTCTGA
- a CDS encoding acyl carrier protein — translation MADVSAKVKEIIVNKLGVDEAQITPEASFTNDLGADSLDTVELVMEFEKAFNLQIPDEDAEKIATVGDAIKYLSGKVS, via the coding sequence ATGGCTGATGTATCCGCAAAAGTAAAAGAGATCATTGTGAACAAACTTGGCGTTGACGAGGCACAGATTACCCCGGAAGCATCGTTTACGAATGATCTCGGCGCTGATTCATTAGACACCGTCGAGCTGGTGATGGAATTTGAAAAAGCATTCAACCTTCAAATTCCCGATGAGGATGCGGAGAAGATTGCGACGGTTGGAGATGCGATCAAATACTTGTCGGGAAAAGTTTCCTGA